A part of Octopus sinensis linkage group LG7, ASM634580v1, whole genome shotgun sequence genomic DNA contains:
- the LOC115214271 gene encoding zinc finger protein 493-like isoform X3 yields MMENELCEETLVKYKTQYKRIGFPYEILKQIGKASYYCDICKKSFSKKSNLTRHKRIHTGEKPYHCDICGKSFSQKRHLTIHMRIHTGEKPYHCEICGRSFSQANHLTTHVRIHTGEKPYHCDICGKSFSVTCSLTKHKRIHTGEKPYHCDICGKSFSIDSHLTIHKRIHTGEKPYHCEICGRSFSQTSHLTTHIRIHTGEKPYRCDICGKSFSVTCSLTKHKRIHTGEKPYHCDICGKSFSIDSHLTTHKRIHTGEKPYLCDVCGKSFSRRSYLTSHKLIHSGDKPYHCDICDKSFSKNGDLTTHKHIHTRGKSYCCDICGKSFFRKNSLTFHKCIHLVDRPYNINIYGKSFSTIVHLPSYKRIHTGEKIFRCDKSFPLDSHLTTQKRLHTGKKSYHCEICGKSFSQTNHLTTHIRVHTGEKPYDCDICGKSFSVVYSLTKHKRIHAGKLYLCDLSAKSVSQKSYLPSNKHIHTPDKSHWCDICAASFSQNHDLATHKCLHTGDKPYHYDKSLSKRIPSLPINTCIQERTPVTVVNY; encoded by the exons atgatggaAAACGAGCTGTGTGAGGAGACCCTGGTTAAATACAAAACACAATACAAAAGGATTGGTTTTCCCTATGAGATACTGAAACAGATAGGAAAAGCATCATActactgtgatatctgtaaaaagtctTTCTCTAAAAAGAGTAACTTAaccagacacaaacgtattcatacaggtgagaaaccatatcactgtgatatctgtggaaaatcattctctcaaa AACGTCATTTAACTATTCAcatgcgtattcatacaggagagaaaccatatcactgcgagATTTGTGGTAGATCATTCTCTCAAGCAAATCACTTGACCACTCATGTACGaattcatactggtgagaaaccatatcactgtgatatctgtggtaaatcattctctgtaacatgtagcttaactaaacacaaacgcattcatacaggagagaagccatatcattgtgatatctgtggtaaatcattct ctaTAGATAGTCACTTAACtattcacaaacgcattcatacaggagagaaaccatatcactgtgagatctgtggtagatcattctctCAAACAAGTCACTTAACTAcccacatacgtattcatacgggagagaagccatatcgctgtgatatctgtggtaaatcattctctgtaacatgtagcttaactaaacacaaacgcattcatacaggagagaaaccatatcactgtgatatctgtggtaaatcattctctatagACAGTCACTTAAccactcacaaacgcattcatacaggagagaaaccatatctttgtgatgtctgtggtaaatcattctctcgcagAAGTTATTTGACATCCCACAAACTTATTCATTCAGGagataaaccatatcactgtgatatctgtgacaaatcattctctaaaaatggtgacttaactactcacaagcatattcatacaaGAGGCAAATcatattgctgtgatatctgtggtaaatcatttttccGAAAGAATTCCCTCACTTTTCACAAATGTATCCATTTAGTAGACAGACCTTATAACATTAATATttatggtaaatcattctctacaatAGTTCACTTACCTTCTtacaaacgaattcatacaggagagaagataTTTCGCTGCGATAAATCATTCCCTTTAGATAGTCACTTAACAACTCAAAAACGTCTTCATACAGGAAAAAAATCATATCACTGTGAGAtatgcggtaaatcattctctcaaacaaATCACCTAACTACTCAtatacgtgttcatacaggagagaagccatatgactgtgatatctgtggtaaatcattctccgtaGTATATagcttgactaaacacaaacgcattcatgcAGGGAAGCTATACCTTTGTGATCTCTCTGCTAAATCAGTCTCTCAAAAAAGTTACCTGCCTTctaacaaacacattcatacaccgGATAAGTCACATTGGTGTGACATTTGTGCAgcatcattctctcagaatcatGATTTAGCAACTCACAaatgtcttcatacaggagataaaccATATCACTATGATAAATCACTTTCAAAAAGGATTCCTTCACTtccaataaacacatgcatacaggaGAGAACTCCCGTCACAGTGGTAAATTATTAA
- the LOC115214271 gene encoding zinc finger protein 160-like isoform X2, translating to MMENELCEETLVKYKTQYKRIGFPYEILKQIGKASYYCDICKKSFSKKSNLTRHKRIHTGEKPYHCDICGKSFSQSTVLKTHQSIHTRDKPYQCDICGKSFFRRSSFNSHKHVHTGEKSSRSDISAKSFSTTVNSTSRKRIHTGERPFHCDICGKSFAIERHLTIHMRIHTGEKPYHCEICGRSFSQANHLTTHVRIHTGEKPYHCDICGKSFSIDSHLTIHKRIHTGEKPYHCEICGRSFSQTSHLTTHIRIHTGEKPYRCDICGKSFSVTCSLTKHKRIHTGEKPYHCDICGKSFSIDSHLTTHKRIHTGEKPYLCDVCGKSFSRRSYLTSHKLIHSGDKPYHCDICDKSFSKNGDLTTHKHIHTRGKSYCCDICGKSFFRKNSLTFHKCIHLVDRPYNINIYGKSFSTIVHLPSYKRIHTGEKIFRCDKSFPLDSHLTTQKRLHTGKKSYHCEICGKSFSQTNHLTTHIRVHTGEKPYDCDICGKSFSVVYSLTKHKRIHAGKLYLCDLSAKSVSQKSYLPSNKHIHTPDKSHWCDICAASFSQNHDLATHKCLHTGDKPYHYDKSLSKRIPSLPINTCIQERTPVTVVNY from the exons atgatggaAAACGAGCTGTGTGAGGAGACCCTGGTTAAATACAAAACACAATACAAAAGGATTGGTTTTCCCTATGAGATACTGAAACAGATAGGAAAAGCATCATActactgtgatatctgtaaaaagtctTTCTCTAAAAAGAGTAACTTAaccagacacaaacgtattcatacaggtgagaaaccatatcactgtgatatctgtggaaaatcattctctcaaagtactgTCTTAAAAACTCACCAAAGTATTCATACAAGAGATAAACCATACCaatgtgatatctgcggtaaatcattctttcgAAGGAGTTCGTTCAATTCTCACAAAcacgttcatacaggagagaaatcgAGTCGCAGTGATATCAGTGCAAAATCATTCTCTACAACAGTTAACTCGACTTCTCGCAAACGCATCCATACAGGCGAGAGGCCgtttcactgtgatatttgtggtaaatcattcgctaTAGAACGTCATTTAACTATTCAcatgcgtattcatacaggagagaaaccatatcactgcgagATTTGTGGTAGATCATTCTCTCAAGCAAATCACTTGACCACTCATGTACGaattcatactggtgagaaaccatatcactgtgatatctgtggtaaatcattct ctaTAGATAGTCACTTAACtattcacaaacgcattcatacaggagagaaaccatatcactgtgagatctgtggtagatcattctctCAAACAAGTCACTTAACTAcccacatacgtattcatacgggagagaagccatatcgctgtgatatctgtggtaaatcattctctgtaacatgtagcttaactaaacacaaacgcattcatacaggagagaaaccatatcactgtgatatctgtggtaaatcattctctatagACAGTCACTTAAccactcacaaacgcattcatacaggagagaaaccatatctttgtgatgtctgtggtaaatcattctctcgcagAAGTTATTTGACATCCCACAAACTTATTCATTCAGGagataaaccatatcactgtgatatctgtgacaaatcattctctaaaaatggtgacttaactactcacaagcatattcatacaaGAGGCAAATcatattgctgtgatatctgtggtaaatcatttttccGAAAGAATTCCCTCACTTTTCACAAATGTATCCATTTAGTAGACAGACCTTATAACATTAATATttatggtaaatcattctctacaatAGTTCACTTACCTTCTtacaaacgaattcatacaggagagaagataTTTCGCTGCGATAAATCATTCCCTTTAGATAGTCACTTAACAACTCAAAAACGTCTTCATACAGGAAAAAAATCATATCACTGTGAGAtatgcggtaaatcattctctcaaacaaATCACCTAACTACTCAtatacgtgttcatacaggagagaagccatatgactgtgatatctgtggtaaatcattctccgtaGTATATagcttgactaaacacaaacgcattcatgcAGGGAAGCTATACCTTTGTGATCTCTCTGCTAAATCAGTCTCTCAAAAAAGTTACCTGCCTTctaacaaacacattcatacaccgGATAAGTCACATTGGTGTGACATTTGTGCAgcatcattctctcagaatcatGATTTAGCAACTCACAaatgtcttcatacaggagataaaccATATCACTATGATAAATCACTTTCAAAAAGGATTCCTTCACTtccaataaacacatgcatacaggaGAGAACTCCCGTCACAGTGGTAAATTATTAA
- the LOC115214271 gene encoding zinc finger protein 708-like isoform X1 → MMENELCEETLVKYKTQYKRIGFPYEILKQIGKASYYCDICKKSFSKKSNLTRHKRIHTGEKPYHCDICGKSFSQSTVLKTHQSIHTRDKPYQCDICGKSFFRRSSFNSHKHVHTGEKSSRSDISAKSFSTTVNSTSRKRIHTGERPFHCDICGKSFAIERHLTIHMRIHTGEKPYHCEICGRSFSQANHLTTHVRIHTGEKPYHCDICGKSFSVTCSLTKHKRIHTGEKPYHCDICGKSFSIDSHLTIHKRIHTGEKPYHCEICGRSFSQTSHLTTHIRIHTGEKPYRCDICGKSFSVTCSLTKHKRIHTGEKPYHCDICGKSFSIDSHLTTHKRIHTGEKPYLCDVCGKSFSRRSYLTSHKLIHSGDKPYHCDICDKSFSKNGDLTTHKHIHTRGKSYCCDICGKSFFRKNSLTFHKCIHLVDRPYNINIYGKSFSTIVHLPSYKRIHTGEKIFRCDKSFPLDSHLTTQKRLHTGKKSYHCEICGKSFSQTNHLTTHIRVHTGEKPYDCDICGKSFSVVYSLTKHKRIHAGKLYLCDLSAKSVSQKSYLPSNKHIHTPDKSHWCDICAASFSQNHDLATHKCLHTGDKPYHYDKSLSKRIPSLPINTCIQERTPVTVVNY, encoded by the exons atgatggaAAACGAGCTGTGTGAGGAGACCCTGGTTAAATACAAAACACAATACAAAAGGATTGGTTTTCCCTATGAGATACTGAAACAGATAGGAAAAGCATCATActactgtgatatctgtaaaaagtctTTCTCTAAAAAGAGTAACTTAaccagacacaaacgtattcatacaggtgagaaaccatatcactgtgatatctgtggaaaatcattctctcaaagtactgTCTTAAAAACTCACCAAAGTATTCATACAAGAGATAAACCATACCaatgtgatatctgcggtaaatcattctttcgAAGGAGTTCGTTCAATTCTCACAAAcacgttcatacaggagagaaatcgAGTCGCAGTGATATCAGTGCAAAATCATTCTCTACAACAGTTAACTCGACTTCTCGCAAACGCATCCATACAGGCGAGAGGCCgtttcactgtgatatttgtggtaaatcattcgctaTAGAACGTCATTTAACTATTCAcatgcgtattcatacaggagagaaaccatatcactgcgagATTTGTGGTAGATCATTCTCTCAAGCAAATCACTTGACCACTCATGTACGaattcatactggtgagaaaccatatcactgtgatatctgtggtaaatcattctctgtaacatgtagcttaactaaacacaaacgcattcatacaggagagaagccatatcattgtgatatctgtggtaaatcattct ctaTAGATAGTCACTTAACtattcacaaacgcattcatacaggagagaaaccatatcactgtgagatctgtggtagatcattctctCAAACAAGTCACTTAACTAcccacatacgtattcatacgggagagaagccatatcgctgtgatatctgtggtaaatcattctctgtaacatgtagcttaactaaacacaaacgcattcatacaggagagaaaccatatcactgtgatatctgtggtaaatcattctctatagACAGTCACTTAAccactcacaaacgcattcatacaggagagaaaccatatctttgtgatgtctgtggtaaatcattctctcgcagAAGTTATTTGACATCCCACAAACTTATTCATTCAGGagataaaccatatcactgtgatatctgtgacaaatcattctctaaaaatggtgacttaactactcacaagcatattcatacaaGAGGCAAATcatattgctgtgatatctgtggtaaatcatttttccGAAAGAATTCCCTCACTTTTCACAAATGTATCCATTTAGTAGACAGACCTTATAACATTAATATttatggtaaatcattctctacaatAGTTCACTTACCTTCTtacaaacgaattcatacaggagagaagataTTTCGCTGCGATAAATCATTCCCTTTAGATAGTCACTTAACAACTCAAAAACGTCTTCATACAGGAAAAAAATCATATCACTGTGAGAtatgcggtaaatcattctctcaaacaaATCACCTAACTACTCAtatacgtgttcatacaggagagaagccatatgactgtgatatctgtggtaaatcattctccgtaGTATATagcttgactaaacacaaacgcattcatgcAGGGAAGCTATACCTTTGTGATCTCTCTGCTAAATCAGTCTCTCAAAAAAGTTACCTGCCTTctaacaaacacattcatacaccgGATAAGTCACATTGGTGTGACATTTGTGCAgcatcattctctcagaatcatGATTTAGCAACTCACAaatgtcttcatacaggagataaaccATATCACTATGATAAATCACTTTCAAAAAGGATTCCTTCACTtccaataaacacatgcatacaggaGAGAACTCCCGTCACAGTGGTAAATTATTAA